The sequence below is a genomic window from Setaria italica strain Yugu1 chromosome IV, Setaria_italica_v2.0, whole genome shotgun sequence.
GAACAGCTTGtgccaagcagcagcagtgcagcacTACTATTTGGGTTCAACATTTTTGGACGCAATTAATTTGCAAGAACCTTGCCTgatcctcctccatctccatgcCGATGGCCAGAGCCGGTCACGAAAACGAAGAGCACCACCCACCGCAAATCCCGGCGGGATTAAACTCCTTTCCCCCCATTCAATTCAACCAAACCCTCCGGACTCCGCCGGACCGAacccatcttcttcatctagctcctcctcctccacttgagCTGACACTTCATCCATTCCCCTACTCGTCCCCATCCCAcgcagccaccaccaccccacctcctcctccacatcTATCTctgctccctctctctctctggggGCAAGGAGGAGCAGATCGGTCCTATTAAATTCGTCACGCCCACCCGCACGCACGTCGGCTCCACCTCGCCATTGCCTCGCTCCAAGCTCGTGCCTTGGGGTTCGGCAGccggggggaggggaggagatgAAGGGGCTGAGCGGGCCTAAGCTGCTGGTCGTGCACCCGTCGTCGAACAAGTCGCCCGGCGGCGCGGGGTCGCCCGGGGCGGTTCTTGGCGCGCGGCGCCGGGTGTGCGCCGCCGTCTTCCTGGCCTGCTTCGCGTGCGTCTCCCTGGCGACCACGCTGCTGTCGGGCGGCGCGGGGACCCGGGGGCGGGCCGGCGCGTCCGGGAGGGCGTCGGCGGCGTTCGCGGGTGCCCGGCgggtgggggcggggggggtcccggcggcgcggcggcgggggcgggtgaGGGGCTGCCGGGGTACGTGTTCGACGCGCTGGTTCAGTACTCGTCGGCTGGCGGGAACTCGACGGCGAGCATGCCTGGCGCCGACGTGCGCGCCATCGCGGCGGTGCTGAAGCGGCGCGCGCCGTGCAAACCTGCTGGTGTTCGGGCTCGGCGGGGAGACGCCGCTGTGGCGGGCGCTCAACCACGGCGGGCGCACCGTGTTCCTCGACGAGAACCAGTACTACGTGTCCCACCTGGAGGGGCGGCACCCCGGGCTGGAGGCCTACGACGTCGCCTACACCACCACCGTCCGCGAGTTCCCCGACCTCCTCGACGCCGCCcgcaccgcgcgcgccgccgagtGCCGCCCCGTCCAGAACCTCCTCTTCTCCGACTGCCGCCTCGCCATCAACGACCTCCCCAACCAGCTCTACGACGTCTCCTGGGACGTCATCCTCGTCGACGGCCCCCGCGGGTAGGGTTACCCATCCAAGATCCAACTTCTTCTTCCATTATCCTCTTCTCCAGTCTCCAAAAAGATCCGATTTTTCTAGTTCGAGCTGAACGCAACTAGCTAAATCCCTTCCCAATGTCGCGTAACAGGTACACGGCGTCGTCGCCGGGGAGGATGTCGGCGATATTCACGGCGGGGGTGCTGGCGCGGACGCGGGCGGGGGAGGGCGCGACGACGGACGTGCTGGTGCACGACTACGAGCGGGAGGTGGAGCGCGCGTGCTCCAGGGAGTTCCTGTGCGAGGAGAACCGCGTCGCCGAGACCAGCACGCGGTCGCTCGCCCACTTCGTCGTGCGCGGCGGGAGCGCCGTCCGCCGGGACGCCTtctgctccggcgccgccgccgccgcggccgcccactAGTTTTATCGCTCCTAATTACTCTTATTACTCACCTCTTCTACTTTTTTTTAACCTCTCTCGATGATGGTTGCCAATGATGATGCTGTTTGTCATGTgagtgaaaaagagaaaggtgAAGCCTGTAAAAATTGGTGtgacaagggaaaaaaaaaaagcagacgAATGGAGTCTGTCTGTCCTTGACGACTCCTTTTGTTGCTGGGTTCATTCTGTCGAtgttcttcctttttccttgcCACTGATTTTTCGCGTTTGCTCAACGCAATCACCAACCAGAACCAGAAAAAATCCTTGGAAAAAGGAAACCCCGGCACGTGCgaagaacatttttttttcaaatttttaaaTAACTTACACTATCTGTTCGTTACTAATCTGAATACCTACGAACAGAACATTCCCATTCCCAGGCAGAGTATTGCAATTTGCCAATTTG
It includes:
- the LOC101758924 gene encoding LOW QUALITY PROTEIN: protein IRX15-LIKE-like (The sequence of the model RefSeq protein was modified relative to this genomic sequence to represent the inferred CDS: inserted 2 bases in 1 codon), with amino-acid sequence MPGADVRAIAAVLKRRAPXANLLVFGLGGETPLWRALNHGGRTVFLDENQYYVSHLEGRHPGLEAYDVAYTTTVREFPDLLDAARTARAAECRPVQNLLFSDCRLAINDLPNQLYDVSWDVILVDGPRGYTASSPGRMSAIFTAGVLARTRAGEGATTDVLVHDYEREVERACSREFLCEENRVAETSTRSLAHFVVRGGSAVRRDAFCSGAAAAAAAH